AAGATCCGGTCAAGTAATGAGTGTGTAGAGACATGACACTACTAACATTTATAAGTCGTAGTAAAGATTTTGCAATATGTCTACATTAAAGGAAACACGGAATGCAATAAATTGAACCTTCTAGTAAAGACCTAAAGTACTGAAATGTTTTCCCGGTAAAAAAACTTTGAAGCACTTACCAAATTGGGGAACATATTCCTTAGCGGAGCCATTCTATTGCTTCCACCATAAACTTGACCGGATGCAACATATATCTGAGTTTCCTTTGTATATCCCATTGCACGTAAAATAATACCTATTTCCCCAGGCTCAAGAGGGCAGCgaccttcttttcttttctccagtGCTAATGACCAAAGGTGAGATCCATTCTGCATACAaatagaagagaagaaaaacattATGTACTGTATCCTGTGACCTTATTCATATTGAGGCCAATGTCATCATCAACTCTCCAGGTAGCTAAAAATTCAGATTACCTTGAAGCGTCTTGGCCATTGTTTCTGTCTATAATCAGCCATCATTGCTTTCTCCTCTCTAGTTCCCGCAAAATCGCAAAATGAAAGACCCACCATTCCTTTCTCAAACCTAAGATGAAGAGCCCTACACAAGCAAGTATAACCGAGTATAAGATACATTTCAATCTGATAGCGACAGGTAGGTTAAATAGGAGACACTGAGCTAAGCTTACATGTATGGATTTACATTGCCCGTTCGGTTCCTCATCCTTGTTGCTAGCTTCTCAGCCATTTCTTCGATTTCAGGTAAAAACTTCAAGGCATGGTAATTAACTCTGCATCTGAGCCGGTTAATCTCCATTGGAACATTATCATACCTGAAATTGCAGGCTTAGGTTACACTCAATCACATCAATTGATGTGAACGAAATTGTAAGGCATATACTTAGGGGAGGAACCGGGAGCAATATTCACTTTACAACAAAAGACTCTGATGTCAAGGACAGTAACAGCGCTAAAAAGTTATACAACCAATCTCAAGATGTATGGATGAGGTGCAGTCATGATGATAAGACATTACCCCAGCCTATCAACAAATGGCTTGATAGACATTATCTTTTTATCTTTGATCCTCGGAAGTACATTGTCAATGTAGAACTGCGCCGATGCATACTTTGGAATATTTTTCACAGTTCGCCTGTTATAATCAgcatcaaaaataaaataagttacATTCATGGAAGACTATGTTCCAGTGTTAATCAATTATAGATATAGCACATATAGTAACTGCTAACTATGGGTGAAAACACAGCAGATAGTGATGACCAAAATAGAAACATATTATAATCATTCAACATCATGAcaagaggggaaaaaaggaagaataaataaggaaaaaaatgccCATAAGCAGTACCTGTCCTAGTGATACAATTTTCCTTTGCCCTTGCACTTTTCGGTTGTATAAGACTGTTGGCATCCTATAGTAAAATAAGCTAATTTTGACCCTATAATACATGCTAACCCCTACATGGTTTGAAGTAGATGCCTCTATAGTGGCATCACATATGTGGACAATGCAATGTGTGAATGAAAGACAACTACAAACCGCAAACAAGCAGCGGCAATCACCTTGTTTGCTTGTCTCCAGAATTCATATGTTCTAGGAGTGTGTGCACACATCAATCTTATTGATTGATAAAAGAAAAGATAGAAGGAATAAGTGAAAAGGAAGCAACTAACTTTATACTGGTGAAAAGTTCATCTTTTTCTGTGAACCATTCAGGAATATCTCGAACAATGCGTACATCATCCTTCAAGTAATTTATGAAATAATCTACATCAAAGATATCTTCAAATTTCCTGCATAAAAGGACGAAAGCTCTCAAGTACTAAAGGACTTGTACCTAAAAGACATGATAGACACAAAAGGGTGTATGCAAGCAGGAGTTGATACAGAAAAAGAATACCATAATTCATCACTTACGTTTGATCTTTCCAGATTTGATCCTGCTTCAGCACAGGTAAAATAAGTGTGGCATTCATTATCTTAGCAATTGCAACAGCATTACATATCTGCAAATACATCGAGTATCGCAGTTAACTACTGATTACACAACACAGCTTCAGCAAGCTAATAATGTGAGGAAAGAACATCCGTACGGCTATTCGCTGCTGGTTTAATCCACCCTCGGCATGAATAAAAATATACCCAGAGGTTTCATTCTCTGGTACAAGATCTGCACAGcagaagagagaaaaatatctttattcatCAGGATCTAACCATGGTTTCAACTTTCAAAGGAATGTTGTAATAATTCCTGTAAGCTACAAATTGACAAACATAAACAGGCACAAGCATACACAGTGAAATGCTGAAGTGTTAAGCGCCTCTTATAAGAGCAGTCACAGGACATCATAAATGAAAGCTTAGGTCTTGTGGGTACGAGAGGCTTAGTAAGGATTAAAGTAGTCattttttgcatcaacagaGAGAAATAGATAGGTACATTGCATGCAATCACAGAACAGGAGGTACATCGTTCTGGGTGCCTAATTCGCCTGCGCTCTTATAAACAATCTTGGTGGATAGTTGCTAAAATCATCAGTTTAACATTAGAGAAATAAGTTATT
The Oryza sativa Japonica Group chromosome 6, ASM3414082v1 DNA segment above includes these coding regions:
- the LOC9272062 gene encoding protein PECTIC ARABINOGALACTAN SYNTHESIS-RELATED yields the protein MAELRHATAAAAATRASSSPAKRDAESSASSSPFVASSSSPRGGGGGDGKDGAPRSSAPLHHQKYHLPSPLRSLLALEDPRSPTASASYRILVAVVACLFVAALVSAPSVWSRINAPYLCRKDGIRLHCPRVNERESLWENPHAAAASWKPCAERRSDEISDLVPENETSGYIFIHAEGGLNQQRIAICNAVAIAKIMNATLILPVLKQDQIWKDQTKFEDIFDVDYFINYLKDDVRIVRDIPEWFTEKDELFTSIKRTVKNIPKYASAQFYIDNVLPRIKDKKIMSIKPFVDRLGYDNVPMEINRLRCRVNYHALKFLPEIEEMAEKLATRMRNRTGNVNPYMALHLRFEKGMVGLSFCDFAGTREEKAMMADYRQKQWPRRFKNGSHLWSLALEKRKEGRCPLEPGEIGIILRAMGYTKETQIYVASGQVYGGSNRMAPLRNMFPNLVTKEDLASKEEIEHFKKHVTSLAALDFLVCLKSDVFVMTHGGNFAKLIIGFRRYMGRHRLKSIKPDKGLMSKFFGDPYMPWATFVEDVMITHQTRTGLPESTFPHYDLWENPLTPCMCRA